In Dehalococcoidia bacterium, a single genomic region encodes these proteins:
- a CDS encoding dihydroorotase: protein MRPLLVRGGRVVDPSQGVDATAHVLIREGRVEAVGPSLAPPDEALVLDATGLVVCPGFVDLHTHLREPGEEEKETIATGALAAVKGGFTTVCAMPNTQPPIDTPALVEAVRRRGEAVGLARVLPLGCISKGRQGRELAELADLAQAGVVGFSDDGAPVANAFLMRTALHYSTLIGLPIINHLEEPALARGVAHEGWVASRLGLPGVPPQAEESMASRDIALCALTGGRLHLAHISTAGTVEVVRRAKERGLPVTAEATPHHLCLTDAWLLGEHGEGSPFAPLSARAYDTACKVNPPLRSAEHRDALQQALREGVIDAIATDHAPHTAVDKMGTFAEAAFGISGLETAFALCYTALVVQGGLPFRRLVEALTIGPARVLGERGKGLGSLRPGAWGDLVLLNLAERWTVDPDRFASKGKNTPLAGVTLQGRVVGTVVGGRVVYDARTAAPAGGGSL from the coding sequence ATGAGGCCCCTGCTGGTGCGGGGCGGGCGGGTGGTGGACCCCTCCCAGGGGGTGGACGCCACCGCCCATGTGTTGATTCGGGAGGGGCGTGTGGAGGCGGTGGGCCCATCCCTGGCCCCGCCCGATGAGGCGTTGGTGCTGGACGCCACAGGGCTGGTGGTCTGCCCCGGCTTTGTGGACCTCCACACCCACCTGCGGGAACCCGGGGAGGAGGAGAAGGAGACCATCGCCACCGGCGCCCTGGCGGCGGTCAAAGGGGGCTTCACCACCGTGTGCGCTATGCCCAATACCCAACCCCCCATTGACACCCCCGCCCTGGTGGAGGCGGTGCGTCGGCGGGGGGAGGCGGTGGGGCTGGCGCGCGTTCTGCCCCTGGGGTGCATCAGCAAGGGGCGACAGGGGCGGGAACTGGCCGAACTGGCCGATTTGGCCCAGGCGGGGGTGGTGGGCTTCTCCGACGACGGGGCACCTGTGGCCAACGCCTTCCTGATGCGCACGGCCTTGCACTACAGCACCCTCATCGGCCTTCCGATTATCAACCACCTGGAGGAGCCAGCCCTGGCGCGGGGTGTGGCCCACGAGGGGTGGGTGGCCAGTCGGCTGGGCCTGCCGGGGGTGCCTCCCCAGGCGGAGGAGAGCATGGCCAGTCGGGATATCGCCCTGTGCGCCCTGACAGGGGGGCGTCTGCACTTGGCCCACATCTCCACGGCGGGCACGGTGGAGGTGGTGCGCCGGGCCAAGGAGCGGGGCCTGCCCGTGACGGCCGAGGCGACACCCCACCACTTGTGTTTGACGGATGCGTGGCTCTTGGGGGAGCACGGGGAGGGGTCGCCCTTTGCCCCCCTCTCGGCGCGGGCGTATGACACGGCTTGTAAGGTGAACCCGCCCCTGCGCAGTGCGGAGCATCGGGACGCCCTCCAGCAGGCTTTGCGGGAGGGGGTGATTGACGCCATCGCCACCGACCACGCCCCCCATACAGCGGTGGATAAGATGGGCACCTTCGCCGAGGCGGCCTTCGGCATCAGCGGGTTGGAGACGGCCTTCGCCCTGTGCTACACCGCGTTGGTGGTGCAGGGGGGCTTGCCCTTCCGACGCCTGGTGGAGGCCCTGACCATCGGGCCGGCACGGGTGCTGGGGGAGCGGGGGAAAGGGCTGGGAAGCCTGCGCCCCGGGGCGTGGGGTGACCTGGTGCTCCTGAACCTAGCGGAGCGGTGGACGGTGGATCCCGACCGCTTCGCCTCCAAGGGCAAGAACACACCCCTGGCGGGGGTAACACTCCAAGGGCGGGTGGTGGGCACGGTGGTGGGGGGCAGGGTGGTCTACGACGCCCGCACAGCCGCGCCCGCAGGAGGGGGGAGCCTATGA
- a CDS encoding aspartate carbamoyltransferase catalytic subunit codes for MQKVETTPARRKAGSASVPWPHRHILDLDTFAPQEISLVLDLATSMKEVLGREVKKLPSLRGKTVITCFYEPSTRTRISFETAGKLLSADVINMQATGSSVEKGESLVDTLLTLQATACDVLVLRHPHAGAPYLAARWLGRTSVINAGDGTHAHPTQALLDLFTLREHLGTLEGRTIVIVGDIAHSRVARSNLWGMTKMGMRVVLCAPPTLLPWDLLKGRRETPGHPFASVEVETDLDKALEGADAVMALRLQKERMEAGLIPSLREYIALYQVNERRLLRARPGALVLHPGPMNEGVEISPAVAHGSQSVIQEQVTNGVAVRMALLYLLCMPAGGRP; via the coding sequence ATGCAGAAGGTAGAAACAACCCCAGCACGCCGTAAGGCGGGGAGCGCATCTGTCCCCTGGCCCCATCGCCACATCTTGGATTTGGATACCTTTGCGCCCCAGGAGATTTCCCTGGTGCTGGACCTGGCAACCAGCATGAAGGAGGTGCTGGGGCGGGAGGTGAAGAAACTCCCCTCCCTGCGGGGGAAGACGGTTATCACCTGCTTCTATGAGCCCAGCACCCGCACCCGCATCTCCTTTGAGACGGCGGGCAAACTCCTCTCGGCCGATGTGATCAATATGCAGGCGACCGGCTCCAGTGTGGAGAAGGGGGAGTCTCTGGTGGATACCCTTCTCACTCTGCAAGCCACCGCCTGCGATGTGCTGGTTTTGCGCCATCCCCACGCGGGTGCTCCCTACCTGGCTGCCCGCTGGCTGGGACGCACGTCTGTTATCAATGCCGGCGACGGCACCCACGCCCACCCCACCCAGGCCCTGCTGGATCTCTTCACCCTGCGGGAGCATCTGGGCACCCTGGAGGGGCGCACCATCGTCATCGTGGGGGACATCGCCCACAGCCGTGTGGCCCGCTCCAACCTGTGGGGGATGACCAAGATGGGGATGCGGGTGGTGCTGTGCGCCCCACCTACACTGCTCCCCTGGGATCTTCTCAAGGGGCGACGGGAGACCCCCGGCCACCCCTTCGCCTCGGTGGAGGTGGAGACGGACCTGGACAAGGCCCTGGAGGGGGCCGATGCGGTGATGGCCCTGCGCTTGCAAAAGGAGCGCATGGAAGCCGGGCTGATCCCCAGCCTGCGGGAGTATATCGCCCTGTATCAGGTGAACGAGAGGCGGTTGCTGCGGGCGCGCCCGGGCGCTCTGGTGCTCCACCCCGGGCCTATGAATGAGGGGGTGGAGATTAGCCCCGCCGTCGCCCACGGCTCCCAGTCGGTCATTCAGGAGCAGGTTACCAACGGGGTGGCGGTGCGAATGGCCCTGCTGTATCTGCTGTGCATGCCGGCGGGAGGACGCCCATGA
- the pyrR gene encoding bifunctional pyr operon transcriptional regulator/uracil phosphoribosyltransferase PyrR, with protein MATERVILTAEDIRRALSRMAHEILERNKGAHALLLVGILTRGVPLAQRLAERIQRFEGVEVPVGSLDISFYRDDIHLRRPLPAGATHIPVDVTGRHCILVDDVLFTGRSVRAAMDALTDWGRPKSVQLAVLVDRGHRELPVRADYVGRNIPTSVREEVQVRLEEVDGRDEVVIVRSD; from the coding sequence GTGGCAACGGAACGGGTGATTTTGACGGCCGAAGACATCCGCCGCGCGCTGTCGCGCATGGCCCACGAAATTTTGGAGCGCAACAAGGGTGCCCACGCCCTGCTCCTGGTGGGGATCCTGACGCGGGGGGTGCCCCTGGCCCAGCGCCTGGCCGAGCGCATCCAGCGGTTTGAGGGGGTAGAAGTGCCCGTGGGGAGCCTGGACATCTCTTTCTACCGGGACGATATCCACCTGCGCCGGCCCCTGCCCGCCGGGGCGACCCACATCCCCGTGGATGTCACGGGGCGCCACTGCATCCTGGTGGACGATGTGCTGTTCACGGGGCGCTCGGTGCGGGCGGCCATGGATGCCCTGACCGACTGGGGGCGCCCCAAGTCGGTGCAACTGGCGGTGCTGGTGGACCGGGGGCATCGGGAACTGCCGGTGCGGGCCGACTATGTGGGGCGCAATATCCCCACCAGTGTGCGGGAGGAGGTGCAGGTGCGCCTGGAGGAGGTGGACGGGCGGGATGAGGTGGTCATCGTCCGCTCGGATTGA
- a CDS encoding NAD+ synthase, translating to MRTFRIALAQVNPTVGDLQGNRDLVLRFAREAAAQGADLVAFPELVVTGYPPEDLLLKPQFIRDNLKVAQELAAASTRIPMLFGFVDMRDNEVYNAAALAAEGRIVGVYHKIYLPNYGVFDEDRYFRPGRVCPVFVLNGTPLGINICEDIWYAIGPVAVQREAGAEVIVNINGSPYHMGKRLFREKMLATRASDNLLFIAYVNTVGGQDELVFDGASMVFDQNGDLVARAKQFQEDLLVVDLPVESVFRQRLRDPRPRKDAPFLQHIGTAQRIHVSAYSPRERPPITPRTEEPLDPIGEVYHALVLGVRDYVRKTGHQKVVIGLSGGIDSSVTCCVAVDALGPQNVLGISMPSRYSSEGSILDARALAQNLGVDLWVVPIEPAHAAYLDMLAPHFKDLPPDVTEENIQARIRGNILMAISNKFGMLVLSTGNKSEMATGYCTLYGDMAGGYAVLKDVPKTLVYRLAEWRNAHGTPPNPIPPSVLKKPPSAELRPGQRTEEERLPFRLLDPILKAYVEEDRTFEEIVAMGYDAEVVKRIIRWVDRNEYKRRQAPPGIKITPRAFGRDRRMPIVNRYPHF from the coding sequence ATGCGCACCTTCCGTATCGCCCTGGCCCAGGTGAACCCCACCGTGGGCGACCTGCAGGGCAACCGCGACCTGGTTCTGCGCTTCGCCCGCGAGGCGGCCGCCCAGGGGGCCGACCTGGTGGCCTTCCCCGAACTGGTGGTTACCGGCTACCCCCCCGAAGACCTCCTCCTGAAACCCCAGTTCATCCGGGACAACCTGAAAGTGGCCCAGGAGCTGGCTGCGGCCAGCACCCGCATCCCCATGCTCTTCGGCTTTGTGGACATGCGGGACAACGAGGTCTATAATGCCGCCGCCCTGGCCGCCGAAGGGCGCATCGTGGGCGTTTACCACAAAATCTACCTGCCCAACTACGGCGTCTTTGATGAAGACCGTTACTTCCGCCCGGGCAGGGTGTGCCCCGTGTTCGTCCTCAACGGCACCCCCCTGGGTATCAACATCTGCGAAGACATCTGGTACGCCATCGGCCCCGTGGCCGTGCAGAGGGAGGCGGGTGCGGAGGTCATCGTCAACATCAACGGCTCCCCCTACCACATGGGCAAGCGCCTCTTCCGCGAAAAGATGCTGGCCACCCGCGCCAGCGACAACCTCCTGTTCATCGCCTATGTCAACACCGTGGGCGGGCAGGACGAACTGGTCTTTGACGGGGCCAGCATGGTCTTTGATCAGAACGGCGACCTGGTGGCCCGCGCCAAGCAGTTCCAGGAGGACCTGCTGGTGGTGGATTTGCCGGTAGAGTCCGTGTTCCGCCAGCGCCTGCGCGATCCCCGCCCCCGCAAGGATGCCCCCTTCCTGCAACACATCGGCACTGCCCAACGCATCCACGTGTCCGCCTACAGCCCCCGAGAGCGCCCCCCCATCACCCCCCGCACAGAAGAGCCTCTCGACCCCATCGGCGAGGTCTACCACGCCCTGGTGCTGGGGGTGCGGGATTATGTGCGCAAGACGGGCCACCAGAAGGTGGTCATCGGCCTATCGGGGGGGATAGACTCCAGCGTGACCTGCTGTGTGGCGGTAGATGCCCTGGGGCCCCAGAATGTGCTGGGAATCTCCATGCCCTCCCGCTACTCCAGCGAGGGGAGCATCCTGGACGCCCGCGCCCTGGCCCAGAACCTGGGTGTGGACCTATGGGTGGTGCCCATCGAACCCGCCCACGCCGCCTACCTGGACATGCTGGCCCCCCACTTCAAAGACCTGCCCCCCGATGTAACGGAGGAGAACATCCAGGCCCGTATCCGGGGCAACATCCTCATGGCCATCAGCAACAAGTTCGGCATGCTGGTGCTCTCCACGGGCAACAAGAGCGAGATGGCCACTGGCTACTGCACCCTGTATGGGGATATGGCGGGGGGGTATGCAGTGCTCAAGGATGTGCCCAAGACCCTGGTGTATCGCCTGGCCGAGTGGCGCAACGCCCACGGCACCCCGCCCAACCCCATCCCTCCCAGCGTCCTCAAAAAGCCCCCCAGCGCTGAACTGCGCCCCGGCCAGCGCACCGAGGAGGAACGCCTCCCCTTCCGCCTCCTGGACCCCATTCTCAAGGCTTATGTGGAGGAGGACCGCACCTTTGAGGAAATCGTGGCTATGGGCTACGATGCGGAGGTGGTGAAACGCATTATCCGCTGGGTAGACCGCAACGAATACAAACGCCGTCAGGCCCCGCCGGGCATCAAAATCACCCCCCGCGCCTTCGGGCGCGACCGGCGCATGCCCATCGTCAACCGCTACCCCCACTTCTAA
- a CDS encoding carboxymuconolactone decarboxylase family protein, producing MTTSDALYAQGQEIRRRFAGGGTFVGSQPGAQDLAPGLSRIVDEALFGAIWSRPQLDIRYRSLATISVLTVLQRLPQLKVHVRNGLNLGLSPATITEAMAHLVFYGGLPAALNALQVAGEVFAERPEWQKAVQRPAPPRPATLEERIQKGNEMRRRLWGEAEARRGVAAAEELAPDFVRLVDAYLFGEVYYRPDLDLKQRAVCTLAALTALGKERQLARHLRAALNVGLSQQEIVEVLCHTAFYCGLPAALNALSVAHDVFRQTGI from the coding sequence ATGACCACATCGGATGCCTTGTACGCCCAGGGACAGGAGATTCGCCGGCGTTTTGCAGGCGGGGGCACCTTTGTCGGCTCCCAGCCCGGGGCGCAGGACCTGGCTCCCGGCCTCTCCCGCATCGTGGACGAAGCCCTGTTCGGGGCCATCTGGAGCCGTCCCCAGTTGGACATCCGCTACCGAAGCCTGGCCACCATCTCGGTGCTCACCGTCCTGCAACGCCTCCCCCAACTGAAGGTGCATGTGCGCAACGGCCTGAACCTGGGCCTCTCCCCAGCCACCATCACCGAAGCCATGGCCCACCTGGTCTTTTACGGGGGACTGCCCGCCGCCCTCAACGCCCTGCAAGTGGCGGGGGAGGTGTTCGCCGAAAGGCCCGAATGGCAGAAGGCCGTTCAACGTCCTGCCCCTCCGCGCCCCGCCACCCTGGAGGAGCGGATTCAGAAGGGCAACGAGATGCGCCGACGCCTGTGGGGCGAGGCCGAGGCCCGTCGCGGCGTTGCCGCCGCCGAGGAACTCGCCCCCGACTTTGTGCGCCTGGTAGATGCCTACCTGTTCGGGGAGGTCTACTACCGCCCCGACCTGGACCTGAAGCAGAGGGCCGTCTGCACCCTGGCCGCCCTCACCGCCCTGGGCAAAGAGAGACAACTGGCTCGCCACCTGCGCGCCGCCCTGAACGTGGGCCTCTCTCAGCAGGAAATCGTGGAGGTGCTGTGCCACACGGCCTTCTACTGCGGCTTGCCCGCAGCTCTGAACGCCCTGAGCGTAGCCCACGACGTGTTTCGGCAGACGGGCATTTAG
- a CDS encoding DUF502 domain-containing protein, whose product MFLFSWVRKALVRLEHHLRRNILTGLAVLVPAVITYLVVRFVVEFVDGLLRPLTGRLFHGVVPGLGLAITVVALYIIGLVVTTVVGRQLVQMWNGLMERVPGIRVIYRTARQVADVFNSHSAARYRRVVFLEFPRPGLRSIGLVTGEWRERDGRVHLVVYIPTVPNPTSGFLVVVPADQVEETSMSVEDALKVVVSAGVLAEEVARRVPAGEVSGR is encoded by the coding sequence GTGTTCCTTTTCTCCTGGGTGCGGAAAGCCCTTGTCCGCCTGGAGCATCACCTGCGGCGCAACATCCTGACGGGCTTGGCCGTTCTGGTGCCGGCCGTCATCACCTACCTGGTGGTGCGCTTCGTGGTGGAGTTTGTGGATGGCCTGTTGCGCCCGCTGACGGGGCGGCTATTCCATGGGGTGGTGCCGGGGTTGGGGTTGGCCATCACTGTGGTGGCCCTGTACATTATTGGGCTTGTGGTAACGACGGTGGTGGGCCGCCAACTGGTGCAGATGTGGAACGGGCTGATGGAGCGGGTGCCTGGGATTCGGGTGATATACCGCACCGCCCGCCAGGTGGCTGATGTGTTCAACTCCCACTCCGCGGCGCGCTATCGGCGGGTGGTGTTTTTGGAGTTCCCGCGCCCTGGCCTGCGTTCCATCGGCCTGGTTACCGGCGAGTGGCGGGAGCGTGATGGGCGGGTACATCTGGTGGTCTACATCCCCACGGTGCCCAACCCCACCTCGGGTTTTCTGGTGGTGGTGCCCGCCGACCAGGTGGAGGAGACCTCCATGAGTGTGGAGGACGCTCTGAAGGTGGTGGTGTCGGCGGGGGTGCTGGCGGAGGAGGTGGCGCGCCGGGTGCCCGCTGGGGAGGTCAGCGGCCGCTAA
- a CDS encoding glycosyltransferase: MRIAVLSHHTCPLVGMGRARFGGMNTYLRGMCTALVRAGVEVHLFTRAHDAPHELVEMPPGAKVMHIPTAPSSLAGSIQAFWQGVAQAAAERYALVHGHYWTSGLAGLHLARLWEVPLVVTFHTTALAKRLFLDSRAEPASRWRAERLLARQAQGLTVSSPHEVDLLVKGYGADPHRVVLAPPGVDLERFHPHEGLAARRLFGLPDVPLVVAVGRPDPIKRFPLAVEALAHMEVGHLVIAGEHDGVLRGLAHRLGVAERVHLLGPVAGRAMPHLYAAADVVVVPSAYESFGMVALEGMACGRPVVAARVGGLASLVEHGRTGYLVERGCPQAYALREEALLASPSLRQVMGEQALQRARTFTWDAWVERVLCWYQHLVG, from the coding sequence GTGCGCATCGCTGTTCTTTCGCACCACACCTGCCCGCTGGTGGGCATGGGGCGAGCCCGCTTCGGCGGGATGAATACCTACCTGCGGGGCATGTGCACCGCTCTGGTTAGGGCTGGGGTGGAGGTGCATCTGTTCACCCGCGCGCACGATGCGCCCCACGAACTGGTGGAGATGCCCCCTGGGGCGAAGGTGATGCATATCCCGACCGCACCCTCCTCCCTTGCAGGGAGCATCCAGGCCTTTTGGCAAGGGGTGGCGCAGGCCGCGGCTGAGCGCTATGCCCTTGTGCACGGCCATTACTGGACAAGTGGTCTGGCGGGCTTGCACTTGGCCCGCCTCTGGGAGGTGCCCCTGGTGGTTACCTTCCATACCACTGCCCTGGCCAAGCGCCTGTTCTTGGACAGCCGTGCCGAGCCTGCTTCCCGCTGGCGCGCCGAGCGTCTGCTGGCACGCCAGGCCCAGGGTCTGACGGTCTCCAGTCCCCACGAGGTGGATCTGCTGGTAAAGGGCTACGGGGCGGATCCCCACCGCGTGGTTTTGGCCCCGCCGGGGGTGGATCTGGAGCGCTTTCACCCGCACGAGGGCCTGGCGGCACGGCGGCTGTTTGGTCTGCCCGATGTACCGCTCGTGGTGGCGGTGGGACGCCCCGATCCCATCAAGCGCTTCCCCTTGGCGGTGGAGGCCCTGGCCCATATGGAGGTGGGACATTTGGTGATAGCAGGGGAGCACGATGGTGTTCTGCGGGGGTTGGCGCACCGTCTGGGTGTAGCGGAGCGGGTGCATTTGTTGGGGCCGGTGGCGGGGCGGGCTATGCCCCACCTGTATGCCGCAGCCGATGTGGTGGTGGTGCCCTCTGCCTATGAGAGTTTCGGGATGGTGGCTTTGGAGGGGATGGCCTGCGGGAGGCCGGTGGTGGCGGCGCGAGTGGGGGGGTTGGCCAGCCTGGTGGAGCACGGGCGGACGGGATACCTGGTGGAACGGGGCTGTCCCCAGGCCTATGCTCTACGGGAGGAGGCGTTGCTGGCCTCCCCCTCTCTGCGCCAGGTTATGGGGGAGCAGGCTCTCCAGCGCGCCCGCACCTTCACCTGGGACGCCTGGGTGGAACGTGTGCTATGCTGGTATCAACATCTGGTCGGGTAA
- a CDS encoding GNAT family N-acetyltransferase, whose translation MCQALTVRAVRESWTSVLPVWEEALARSPGDTLFLTALWQRIWWKHFGQGGEPLLLSFWAGQRLLGVAPLCQRGDALAFLGETDLFDYHDFLVPQGEEGAFYPALMDTLATLSWERVVLLSVREGSPTLEHIPPLARRQGWACLVEQEDVAPGMPLPATWEAYLQGLDRHDRHEIRRKIRRLSPEGLPHFYTLEDPNYLWGFLDEFFALMRQSMEEKSRFLTPQREAFFRDAGMALAERGILRLFFLEHVGKRVASALCFDYRGQRLLYNSGFDPAYGHWSVGLVLKALTIKDAIERGLVYYDFLRGDEDYKFRLGGRSRKLYRLTLLRSPKRAG comes from the coding sequence TTGTGTCAGGCGTTGACGGTGCGGGCGGTGCGGGAGTCCTGGACCTCGGTGCTCCCGGTGTGGGAGGAGGCCCTGGCCCGCTCTCCTGGAGATACCCTCTTCTTGACGGCGCTGTGGCAACGCATCTGGTGGAAGCACTTTGGGCAGGGGGGGGAGCCTCTGCTCCTCTCTTTCTGGGCCGGGCAACGCCTTCTGGGAGTAGCCCCCCTTTGCCAGAGAGGAGATGCACTCGCCTTTCTGGGGGAGACAGATCTCTTTGACTACCACGATTTCCTGGTCCCCCAGGGGGAGGAGGGGGCTTTTTACCCCGCCCTGATGGACACTTTGGCCACCCTGTCCTGGGAGCGGGTAGTGCTTTTGTCGGTGCGGGAGGGGTCGCCCACGCTGGAGCACATACCCCCTCTGGCGCGCCGACAAGGATGGGCCTGCCTGGTGGAGCAGGAGGATGTGGCACCGGGGATGCCCTTGCCTGCCACCTGGGAGGCCTACCTGCAGGGGCTGGACCGCCACGACCGCCACGAGATACGCCGCAAGATTCGCCGCCTTTCCCCCGAGGGCTTGCCCCACTTCTATACCCTCGAGGACCCCAACTACCTATGGGGCTTTCTGGACGAGTTCTTCGCCCTGATGCGGCAAAGCATGGAGGAGAAGTCCCGCTTCCTGACACCTCAGCGGGAGGCCTTTTTCCGGGATGCGGGGATGGCCCTGGCGGAGCGGGGCATCCTGCGCCTTTTCTTCCTGGAGCATGTGGGGAAGCGGGTGGCTTCCGCTTTGTGTTTTGATTACAGGGGCCAGCGCCTGCTATACAACAGCGGGTTTGACCCCGCCTATGGGCATTGGAGTGTGGGCCTGGTGCTGAAGGCGTTAACCATCAAGGACGCCATAGAGCGGGGGCTGGTTTATTACGATTTCCTGCGGGGAGATGAGGACTATAAGTTCCGCCTGGGGGGGCGCTCCCGGAAACTGTATCGCCTGACCCTTTTGCGCTCCCCGAAGCGTGCGGGCTAG
- the folE gene encoding GTP cyclohydrolase I FolE, which yields MLVCGAPRAGAARGGRVFQEERIRRAVREILEAVGEDPQREGLQETPQRVAEMLRELLRGLQEDPQAFLALGLPPEGAHGLVLVRDIPFYSLCEHHLLPFFGHAHIGYLPRERIVGASKLVRAWEALARRPQLQERLTNQMADALYQALQPRAVFVVVAAEHLCMSMRGVQKPGTRLVTQAWRGDAACIQEQVREFLALLRQGG from the coding sequence ATGCTGGTGTGCGGCGCCCCGCGTGCGGGCGCGGCACGGGGAGGACGGGTGTTCCAGGAGGAGCGCATCCGTCGGGCCGTCCGGGAGATTCTGGAGGCGGTGGGGGAGGACCCCCAGCGGGAGGGCCTCCAGGAGACACCCCAACGGGTGGCCGAGATGTTGCGGGAACTGTTGAGGGGGCTGCAGGAGGACCCCCAGGCGTTCCTTGCGCTGGGCTTGCCCCCAGAGGGGGCGCACGGGCTGGTGCTGGTGCGGGACATTCCTTTCTACTCCTTGTGTGAGCACCACCTGCTCCCCTTCTTTGGCCACGCCCACATCGGCTACCTGCCCCGGGAGCGCATTGTGGGGGCCAGCAAACTGGTGCGGGCGTGGGAGGCTTTGGCCCGTCGCCCCCAGCTGCAGGAGCGCCTCACCAACCAGATGGCCGATGCCCTCTACCAGGCCCTCCAGCCCCGGGCCGTCTTTGTGGTGGTCGCCGCCGAGCACCTGTGCATGAGTATGCGCGGCGTTCAGAAGCCGGGCACCCGACTGGTTACCCAGGCGTGGCGGGGCGATGCGGCCTGCATCCAGGAGCAGGTGCGGGAATTCCTTGCCCTCCTGCGCCAGGGGGGATAG
- a CDS encoding hemolysin family protein, protein MPGPSIGTYLALFLMCLALSFFFSYSEAAFLSVSRLRLRTLVEKGIPRAQRALALAERTDRLLATVLLGNNTVNTAAASVGTAALILLLGSEGWGVAVATASIAAILAVLGDLVPKSLAASNPERTALRLVTLVEWAERIVYPVAAVLQRISRGVVRLMGAKTSRPPFTEEELHTVIQIGKEAGVVEEEEAHLFANIFRLCDRQVRQVMTPRTAIQWVAKGTSLADFLTLYLKEPHTRYPVYEGTPDNPIGVVDIRTILRGLAQGTLHPHSDITTLATPPIFIPETAQIGALLQQFRQSGQRLAIVVDEFGGVAGMVTWGQIVRAIVGVMGDEGKEAISAVGPHVYEVDGSLPVDEVNQRLGLSIPPGDYDTLAGWVMTVLGRVPKVGDGVEYQGFKFVVARTEGARVSRIYVVRKGEPLPAIARHEVS, encoded by the coding sequence ATGCCAGGCCCGTCCATAGGCACGTACCTCGCCCTTTTTCTGATGTGCCTGGCCCTCTCCTTCTTTTTCTCCTACTCGGAAGCGGCGTTCCTGTCGGTTTCCCGCTTACGCTTGCGCACCCTGGTAGAGAAGGGCATCCCCCGTGCCCAGCGCGCCCTGGCCCTGGCCGAGCGCACTGACCGCCTGCTGGCCACTGTGCTATTGGGCAACAACACGGTCAACACCGCTGCCGCCTCGGTGGGCACGGCAGCCCTTATTCTGCTCCTGGGCTCGGAGGGCTGGGGTGTGGCGGTGGCCACAGCCAGCATCGCCGCCATCTTGGCCGTGTTAGGCGACCTGGTGCCCAAAAGCCTGGCCGCCAGCAACCCCGAACGCACCGCCCTGCGCCTGGTTACCTTGGTGGAGTGGGCAGAGCGCATTGTGTACCCGGTGGCGGCGGTGCTCCAGCGCATTAGCCGGGGTGTGGTGCGCCTGATGGGGGCCAAGACCTCCCGCCCCCCCTTCACGGAGGAGGAGCTGCACACCGTGATCCAGATTGGCAAAGAGGCAGGGGTGGTGGAAGAGGAGGAGGCCCACCTGTTCGCCAACATCTTCCGCCTGTGTGACCGCCAAGTGCGCCAGGTCATGACCCCCCGCACGGCCATTCAATGGGTCGCCAAAGGCACTTCTTTGGCCGACTTCCTCACCCTCTACCTGAAGGAGCCCCACACCCGCTACCCTGTCTACGAGGGCACCCCCGACAACCCCATCGGTGTGGTGGATATCCGCACCATCCTACGGGGCCTCGCCCAGGGCACCCTGCACCCCCACAGCGACATCACTACCCTGGCCACGCCTCCCATCTTCATCCCCGAGACAGCCCAAATCGGAGCGCTCCTGCAACAGTTCCGCCAAAGCGGCCAGCGCTTGGCTATTGTGGTGGACGAGTTTGGAGGGGTGGCGGGGATGGTGACCTGGGGGCAAATCGTGCGGGCTATTGTGGGCGTCATGGGCGATGAGGGGAAAGAGGCCATCTCCGCCGTCGGCCCCCATGTGTATGAGGTGGATGGCAGCCTCCCGGTGGACGAGGTCAACCAGCGTTTGGGCCTGTCCATCCCCCCCGGGGATTACGACACCCTGGCGGGGTGGGTGATGACGGTGTTGGGACGTGTGCCTAAGGTGGGCGACGGCGTAGAATACCAAGGCTTCAAGTTTGTGGTGGCGCGCACGGAAGGGGCGCGGGTCTCCCGCATCTATGTGGTGCGTAAAGGGGAGCCCCTCCCTGCCATCGCACGCCACGAGGTGTCCTGA